The following DNA comes from Macaca thibetana thibetana isolate TM-01 chromosome 14, ASM2454274v1, whole genome shotgun sequence.
GAGGGCCCGTTTCAGCTGCTCATAGGTGACGAACATCACCACGTTCCAGGAACCCAAGCGGAGAAAGGAGGGCATGAACCTAGGGGAGAAAAAACACAGGTCATGGGGgtacctccacctcccactttCCGCACTGGGCCTGGTATTCAATCCAACCCAGTGGCTCTGTCCCAGAGGAGACTGGGAGGACTCAGTGAACTGAGCTCACAGCTGCCTGGTATGAATTCCCTTTGAGTCTCCgtttaacaaatacaaaattgtGATGGTAGCAATTCTGGGAGGAAGGAATTAAAGGGATAAGTGAAAGCTGGCGAAATGCCAGGAGTGGGATCAGAAATAGCCTGGGCTATCAACCCACTGGGCTGATACTCACTTCCGGGTGCTCCTCTCCCACCCATGATAGACATGCATAGCCAAGAGGCCTGAACTGGGTGGGGAGGATCAGAGGCTCACCCTTTGTAGAAGGCTCGGGGTCCCTCCTTCTGGAGCATAGTGAGGGCACAGTGGCCAGCGCTGCTGTACTGGCCCAGGGCAGAGTTCATGTATCTCGTCTTGACCACGTCTACAGGGGAGGCGATGACAGTGGTGCAGAAGCCTGCCCCAAAGGCGGAAGTGAAGTGGCAAGGGAGGTCATCTGCCAAGGAGGAGCAGGCAAGACAGTCAAGATTCTTCACTCATCATTCCAGAAGGAAGGAGAATACTTAAGTAGCTAAGAGTTTTCAcgattttaaagagacagagagggtgggcacaatggctcatgcctgtaatccaggacttttggaggctgaggtgggtggatcacttgagcccagcagttcaagaccagactgggcaacatggcaaatccctgtctctacaaaatacaaaaattagccagacatagtggtgcgtgcctatagtcccagctactcaggaggctgaggtgggaggattgcttgagtcagggagatcgaggctgcaagGAGCCATtaatcaccccactgcactccagcctgggcaacacagcaagaccctgtctcaaaaaacaaataagagggtggggtgcggtggctcacacctgtaatcccagcactttgggaggccaaggcgggtggatcacttgaggccaggagttcgagaccagcctggctaacatggtgaaactctgtctctactaaaaatacaaaaattagccagtgtgctggcgcacatctgtaatcccagctactcaggaggctgaggcataagaattgcttgaacccgggagaaggttgcaatgagccgagattacatggtgagactctgtctcaaaaaaacaaaaaacaaaacaaaaaacaaaaacaagagacaGGGACTCCAGCTGAGACCTCTTCTGAGGACCTGAAAGAGTCGTTGTGCCAATCTAGCCTCAGTTCCTCAATATGCAAAGTGGGAGCTTCATCCTAGTTGGCTTCAATATGGCAAGTAAGAGATATATCTTACTCTCCCTGCAAAGGGCAAATAGGATGAAAAGATGTAGGCTTCTGGTGTCAACTAGACCCCTGCACCTGCTCCCGGCACGGGGGAAGGGTGAGACCCAGCACCATCAACCTTGTGACTCACCTGTCATGAGGTTGGCTTTCAGAAGGGCATCCTTGATGAGGTCATAGGTCACCAGCTCAGCACAGTTGACAATGGCATTACGAGCAACATTGGGAGAGGTCCCTGTAGGAAGAGGGAGATCCTGGGTGAGACCAGAGAatcagggaggaggaaaaggggaaaagaaaacaactgtACACACCTTTCCAGAGGCCCCCAAGCCCTTCCTCTCGGGCAATGGTCTTGTAGGCATCGACGGTGCTTTGGTATCTCCGACCACCTCCAGCCCGGGCCTGAGCTTGGAACCGGACCTTTACCACATCCGTGGGCTgggccacagccacagccagggCACCTGTGGTGCTGCCTGCTAGGAGGCGGCTCCCAATGCTGGCATCTGTGGGCGAGTCAGGGGGTCAGTGGCCAGCGGGCTTGCACTGGTTTTCTACCTCATCTCTCCTCACCAGGAGATGTCACTGTCATCTCCTGCTTTGGGGAATAGAATCCAGAAGCTTTTGGCCTTCTACAAGCTCTTGCTCTAAGCACTCCTCACATCAAACAAAATATCCCTATGAATGTCTACTCCTTGATAGGGACACAGCAAGGGGTAAGACCAAAATGAAACCTGGTGCtttctttcataaaacattttcatttacctGCTCAACAGCCCTGAGAAATCACAATCATTTCCATCTGACAAATgtaaaaccaaggctcagagagaagtGGCTTTCTGAGGACCGGGACTCCTAAGACTTGGGATCTCAGGTCAGCTTTACTTCTTCCTGCCATGTGATCTTGGGAAAGAAAACTTTTGTTTGGGGCtctgtttcttcatatgtaaaatggagggTTGGCAGAGCATAGTAAGGAGGTGAAAGGGAAGAACGCTGGCCTTGAAGGCGAGTGTCCTGGCTCTCTACTGTGTGCCCTTGGCCAAAGTCCCCCTCTACCCACtgccttcccacctcagtctcttcttCTATAACACTGGGATGATACTGCCTACTCCCAAGGTGGTGGTGAGGACTGTCATGGGATGATGCCCTGCTCAGAGCCTGGTGTAGCCCAGGTGCTCGGGAACTATGCGGAGGACCAGGCCCTTCCAGTTCTCTGTTCCTCTGATCTTCCTAGGGATCATGAGGCCTAAAAACACCTATATGGCTTAATGAACTAAGATCTATCATCACTGAGAAAAAAGGGCCAAGGGGCCTCCAGCCTAGCTCCATACTCACGCTCAGAGCCCTTGGTGTAGAACTGTTTGACAGAGTCATACAGGCCAATGCGGACAGAGGCAAAGCTCATTTGACGCTGCAGGCCGGCAACCAGTCCATTGTAGAGGCTTCGGGGGCCCTCGGTACGCACCATGGTCAGAATGGTGCCCAGCACACCGCGGTACTGGGCGCCGGCTGTAGCGCGCACTGGCCCCTGACTTTCTCCTTGGATCTGCAAGGCCAAAACGGGGTAGCTACAGGGATAGGCATGTTGCCCTTCCCACCTCCAGTCATCTTGATGCTCCAAATACCCACTGGCCCTTGAGGGGTCTGTGTCCTTGGGGAGGGAACAGAGTAGACACCATCAAGATCCCCAGGCTTCATCCCCTCACCTGTAACCGGACTTTAGCAGTATCCAGAGGAAAGGTGATGAGATCTGCGATGCAGGCAGCTGTGCCAGCCCCAAGAAACTTCACAGTGGCAGTAGGGGGGATATCTGTGGCCTTGAACCCAACCATGATGCTGATTTCCTGCTACCTCCCAGGAGACGGAGAAAAACCGGAGACGGGGCACCTTTAATCAGTAACAAGACGAGATAGAGGAACTCTGCCGGAATCTAAGCCAAGAGGAGAGAAGCCCCATTAGCCACGATGTCCCCAGGCCCTCCCTGCTCACCATCCCCAACCCCAGCTTCCCTAATAGCACCAAGCCCCTCAGCAAGACTCCAAGTGGCCTCATGAGGGAAAATAGATGTGAACTCGAGAGGCACTCAATTAGGCACTGGTGAAGCAATTCCTGCTCAAGCAGTCAATACTTCATGAAGGGCTCCCTCCCTTTCAATACAGGGAGAGTCTGGATCAGAGCTCTCCTAGCGCTGCCTCATAAACAGCCACTGGACCAGCCCTCTGTCTGCTGGATGCAGAGGTTTCACTGATGATGCCCATGTTCCTGCTTCTGTGATTCATCTGGAGAGCTGACAGAAGCGGAGGAAGTTTCACCCAGACTAAGACCCGACAGGCACAGACCCACACGCTTATCTTCTGGATGTCTAGGCAGGAATGGTTTCCACGGGTCTGGAacttaagaagaaaaggaaggtacAAGATGACGAATTCAGTCCCTTCCCAGACTGTCAGTCTAATTCTCTCCTCCAGCTCCCACATAGCTTAGGATCTCCAGAGTCACTGTTTTGTGACTTTGCTGGGCAGTAGTTCACTGAGATGCAGGAGATAATATCTACCCTAGAGGAGGCTTACTGTTGGGCACAGCGGGTGGGTGGGCAGATGATTCAAGCTGCGTTTGAGGCTTACAGGACATACTCTCAAAATGCAAAGGAGGGAACAACCAATGCCATcgggagagaaggaagagtgagTGATCAGAAAAGACTtcctgggccgggtgcagtggctcatgcctgtaattccaacactttgggaggccgaggcaggcagatcacctgaggtcaggagtttgagaccagcttggccaacatggcaaaaccccatctacactaaaaatacaaaaattagctgggtgtggtggcacgcacctgtattcccagctacttaggaggctgaggcaggagaatcgcttgaacccaggaggtggaggctgcagtgagctgagattgtgccactgcactccagcctaggcgacagagcaagactgtttcaaaaaaaaccaaaaaccaaaaacaaactagcactttgggaggccgaagtgggagggctgcttgaacccaggagttcaagaccagccagggcaacatagtgagaccctgtctaaaaaatataaataaaaataaattagctggacatgatggtgcatgcttatagtcccagctacttgggaggattacttgagcccaggaggctaaggctgcagtgagctgtgattgtgccactgtgttccagtctgggtgagagagtgagaccttgtctcaaacaacaacaacaacaacaaaactaaagacTTCTTAGATAAGGTAACATTCAACTAGGTGATTTTGGGGGCTGAGAGTAAACTCTGGGGCATTAGACTCCTCTTGGCCTACCATGTGATGCAAAGAAAATTGCTCTCCTTTTTGTCTGGGCCAGTTTCCTTTCCTCCAACTTAGGGGGATCCACACTTACACAAGACAGGCAAGGATGGGGGTACAGGTCAG
Coding sequences within:
- the UCP2 gene encoding mitochondrial uncoupling protein 2 → MVGFKATDIPPTATVKFLGAGTAACIADLITFPLDTAKVRLQIQGESQGPVRATAGAQYRGVLGTILTMVRTEGPRSLYNGLVAGLQRQMSFASVRIGLYDSVKQFYTKGSEHASIGSRLLAGSTTGALAVAVAQPTDVVKVRFQAQARAGGGRRYQSTVDAYKTIAREEGLGGLWKGTSPNVARNAIVNCAELVTYDLIKDALLKANLMTDDLPCHFTSAFGAGFCTTVIASPVDVVKTRYMNSALGQYSSAGHCALTMLQKEGPRAFYKGFMPSFLRLGSWNVVMFVTYEQLKRALMAACTSLEAPF